In the Marinomonas algicola genome, one interval contains:
- a CDS encoding GFA family protein, protein MPYPISGSCQCGGVKYTLLSAPNLIAACHCKACQKLSTSAFSLTAMVDANTIEFEGEMQEWSRSSDSGNVSSAKFCPTCGNRIYHFNPAEPEKIKLKPSNLSDTSIIQPTVHIWVSEKQDWFQIPENVTVFDRQF, encoded by the coding sequence ATGCCATACCCTATAAGTGGATCTTGTCAATGTGGCGGTGTTAAATACACTCTTTTGTCCGCGCCAAACTTAATTGCCGCTTGTCATTGCAAAGCGTGTCAAAAGCTTTCGACCAGTGCCTTTAGTCTCACGGCGATGGTGGATGCCAATACCATTGAGTTTGAAGGCGAGATGCAAGAATGGAGTCGATCATCTGATAGCGGCAATGTGAGTTCAGCTAAATTTTGCCCAACGTGCGGTAACCGTATATACCATTTTAATCCGGCTGAACCTGAGAAAATTAAGTTAAAACCGTCGAATTTATCCGATACCAGTATTATCCAGCCAACCGTTCATATTTGGGTTAGTGAAAAACAAGACTGGTTTCAAATTCCCGAAAATGTGACGGTATTTGATAGGCAATTTTAA
- a CDS encoding GNAT family N-acetyltransferase, protein MLSISLDNLENGGVLALLDEHLADMYATSPAESVHALDPESLKHHSISFWAAEIDGNVVGCIAMKELDSDHAELKSMRTSEKARNQGVASHLLAYVLNVAQQRQYKKLSLETGSMDFFKPARSLYLKNGFTYCGPFADYTLDPNSVFMERIM, encoded by the coding sequence GTGTTGTCTATTTCTCTTGATAATTTAGAAAACGGTGGGGTATTAGCACTATTAGACGAACATCTGGCTGACATGTACGCGACATCGCCTGCCGAAAGCGTGCACGCCCTTGATCCAGAATCCCTTAAGCATCACTCTATTTCCTTTTGGGCCGCCGAAATTGATGGTAACGTCGTTGGTTGTATCGCGATGAAGGAGCTTGATTCAGATCACGCCGAACTGAAGTCAATGAGAACCAGTGAAAAAGCGCGTAATCAAGGCGTGGCTTCACATTTGCTTGCTTATGTTCTGAATGTGGCACAACAAAGACAATATAAAAAATTGAGTTTGGAAACAGGTTCAATGGATTTTTTTAAACCTGCGCGCAGTCTATATCTAAAAAATGGATTTACTTATTGTGGTCCTTTTGCCGATTACACGTTAGATCCAAACAGTGTTTTTATGGAACGAATTATGTAA
- a CDS encoding DOPA 4,5-dioxygenase family protein → MSSIPSSNIVAYHAHLYFNDATSMGAAMKIAEAALETFPIKVGRFHQRPVGPHPLWSCQLSFAAETFGDFIPWLMLNRGDIDVFLHPLTGDDYVDHTQGASWLGQSYPLDLTGFTPTKQN, encoded by the coding sequence ATGTCTTCAATACCGAGTAGTAATATTGTGGCTTATCATGCTCACCTTTATTTTAATGATGCCACTAGTATGGGAGCGGCAATGAAGATAGCTGAGGCCGCGTTAGAGACATTTCCTATAAAAGTAGGCCGTTTTCATCAACGTCCTGTTGGTCCTCATCCATTATGGAGTTGTCAGCTTTCTTTTGCCGCCGAGACGTTTGGTGATTTTATCCCTTGGTTGATGTTGAATCGTGGTGACATCGATGTCTTTTTGCACCCATTAACGGGGGATGATTATGTAGATCATACGCAAGGAGCCAGTTGGCTAGGACAGTCTTATCCTTTGGATCTAACAGGTTTTACTCCTACTAAACAAAACTAG
- a CDS encoding MATE family efflux transporter, whose translation MQKAKFVEGSTMRHILVMSGSGSIGLMALFVVDLIDMLFISMLGQIELAAAVGFAGTLLFFSTSVSIGTSIAMGALTSKAIGSGQFDQARLISGSVMVTAFAISLMFTLFMYVFTPELLSLIGAQGVAAERAQAYLHILLPSGPFLAVAMVAGAGLRSAGDAKRSMWATLSGGIVNAILDPIFIFGFNWNVEGAALASVFARFAVLFFSLYPLIKYHNLVKLPNFNLWLDHISAILKIAVPAILTNTATPIANAIVTTSIAQFGEDFVAGFAVIGRLIPVCFAVIFALSGAVGPILGQNLGAERVDRVKETLRNSFIVTTVYTVLVCILLYLLQDYIIQGFGLQGDATLIVRAFCTYIAISYIFNGAIFVANTSFNNLGKPLYSTVLSIGRATIGTLPFVYLGSDWFGAVGVLYGQAVGTVVFGLLAVVVLQYHVAELTKVEPIQEEALPPTCLNTQPFCNQDAVLIEDIASGKEELIKVS comes from the coding sequence GTGCAAAAGGCTAAGTTTGTTGAAGGTTCAACGATGCGCCATATTTTGGTGATGTCTGGATCTGGCTCCATTGGTTTGATGGCCTTGTTTGTTGTGGACTTAATCGACATGCTTTTTATCAGTATGTTAGGTCAAATTGAATTGGCCGCTGCTGTCGGTTTTGCGGGAACGTTATTGTTTTTTTCGACATCGGTTTCCATTGGGACGTCCATTGCGATGGGCGCATTGACGTCAAAGGCCATTGGTTCGGGACAGTTTGATCAGGCTAGGTTGATCAGTGGCAGTGTTATGGTGACAGCCTTTGCGATTAGCTTGATGTTTACCTTGTTTATGTATGTTTTTACGCCTGAACTTTTGTCATTGATTGGTGCTCAAGGCGTAGCGGCCGAAAGAGCTCAAGCCTACTTACATATCCTTTTGCCTAGTGGTCCTTTCTTGGCCGTGGCTATGGTGGCAGGGGCTGGATTACGGTCTGCTGGTGATGCAAAGCGTTCTATGTGGGCGACCTTATCTGGCGGCATTGTTAACGCCATCTTAGATCCAATTTTTATTTTTGGGTTTAATTGGAATGTGGAGGGAGCGGCTTTGGCGTCGGTGTTTGCTCGCTTCGCTGTTTTGTTTTTCTCGCTTTACCCTTTGATTAAGTACCATAATTTAGTAAAACTTCCAAATTTCAATCTATGGTTAGATCACATTTCTGCTATTTTGAAAATTGCAGTACCTGCTATTTTAACCAATACGGCGACGCCAATTGCCAATGCCATTGTGACCACCAGTATTGCTCAATTTGGAGAAGACTTCGTTGCAGGATTTGCGGTGATTGGTCGATTAATTCCTGTTTGTTTTGCGGTGATTTTTGCATTATCTGGGGCCGTGGGACCGATTTTAGGGCAAAACCTAGGCGCCGAACGAGTAGACAGAGTAAAAGAGACCTTAAGAAACTCTTTTATAGTGACGACGGTTTATACCGTACTGGTCTGTATTTTATTGTACCTATTACAAGACTATATTATTCAAGGGTTTGGGTTGCAGGGAGATGCTACCCTCATAGTACGTGCTTTTTGTACTTATATTGCTATCTCGTATATTTTTAATGGGGCTATATTTGTCGCCAATACCTCTTTTAATAATTTAGGTAAACCGCTTTATTCGACTGTCTTAAGTATAGGAAGAGCGACGATCGGTACCCTACCTTTTGTCTATTTAGGATCTGACTGGTTCGGTGCTGTTGGTGTGCTCTACGGACAAGCCGTGGGGACTGTTGTGTTTGGCCTGTTGGCGGTGGTTGTCTTGCAGTATCACGTAGCTGAGTTAACGAAAGTTGAACCCATTCAAGAAGAAGCGTTACCGCCAACGTGTTTGAACACTCAACCTTTTTGTAATCAAGATGCGGTGTTAATTGAAGACATTGCCTCTGGCAAAGAAGAGCTGATTAAAGTGTCTTAA
- a CDS encoding amidase family protein, with the protein MTETIKFPWNQRDLTDQLIKSEHLIQSQGERVFTELFNSEESIAVNDNREGSLKNAIVSIKDLVDVKGYKTRAGSIFLEATEPASEDAEAVKALRKAGAYFIGHTNMTELAYSGLGLNPHYGTPMSPLYQNEARIAGGSTSGGAVSVALGIADVALGTDTGGSLRIPAAFCGVTGFKPTQSSVSRQGVRPLSDCLDSVGPIAHTVAECELAWGVLANNEAETPVAEVAHFVIPTNFGLDQLDEEVKQAFMAIVDVLKKTPGVCVEEKALPFLDEYKTLPVWQFSAFEAMEYYSKHYQVDLNALDPRVASRLKRASTIDQSQFLETCKQRESLIQRYQEEANNCVFLLPTVAVLPPKLDDLVNNEDYDRINLLCLRNTTLANVLDGCSVSLPYQHKGNSIGVMLTAANGEDKHVLSLAKWVERIILDSSSRN; encoded by the coding sequence ATGACAGAAACGATAAAATTTCCTTGGAATCAGCGTGATTTAACTGACCAATTAATAAAATCAGAGCACTTGATACAGAGCCAAGGAGAGAGGGTTTTTACTGAATTATTTAATTCTGAGGAATCGATAGCGGTAAACGATAACCGGGAGGGGTCGCTAAAGAATGCGATCGTTTCTATTAAAGATTTAGTTGACGTGAAGGGGTATAAAACCAGAGCTGGGTCCATTTTTTTAGAAGCAACTGAACCCGCATCGGAAGATGCTGAAGCGGTTAAGGCATTACGCAAGGCTGGGGCGTATTTTATTGGTCATACTAACATGACTGAACTGGCGTACTCTGGGTTAGGTTTGAACCCACATTATGGGACGCCAATGTCGCCTCTTTATCAGAATGAAGCGCGTATTGCTGGAGGGTCAACCAGTGGCGGGGCGGTTTCTGTTGCGTTGGGCATAGCGGATGTGGCTTTAGGGACGGATACTGGTGGTTCATTACGTATTCCGGCCGCATTTTGTGGCGTCACAGGTTTTAAACCAACCCAAAGTAGCGTTTCCCGGCAAGGTGTACGGCCTTTATCCGACTGTTTAGACAGTGTAGGACCCATTGCTCATACGGTAGCAGAATGCGAATTAGCTTGGGGCGTTTTAGCTAATAATGAGGCAGAGACCCCCGTTGCTGAAGTGGCACATTTTGTTATTCCAACTAATTTTGGTTTGGATCAATTGGATGAGGAAGTAAAACAGGCCTTTATGGCCATTGTTGATGTGCTAAAAAAGACGCCAGGTGTGTGCGTTGAAGAAAAAGCGCTGCCATTTTTGGACGAGTATAAAACCCTTCCAGTGTGGCAATTTTCGGCGTTTGAGGCGATGGAATACTATTCTAAACATTACCAAGTCGATCTGAACGCACTCGACCCAAGAGTTGCTTCACGTTTAAAGAGAGCGTCGACAATTGACCAATCTCAATTTTTAGAAACCTGTAAACAAAGAGAGAGTTTAATACAGCGTTACCAAGAGGAAGCCAATAATTGTGTGTTTTTGCTGCCAACCGTCGCTGTGCTTCCGCCTAAATTGGATGATCTTGTGAACAATGAAGACTATGATCGTATTAATTTATTGTGTTTGCGCAATACGACATTAGCCAATGTACTGGATGGTTGTAGTGTATCGCTACCTTATCAACACAAAGGGAACTCTATTGGTGTTATGCTGACGGCCGCTAACGGTGAGGACAAGCATGTATTGTCATTAGCGAAATGGGTCGAGCGCATTATTCTAGATTCTAGTTCTAGGAATTAA
- a CDS encoding DUF2848 family protein → MISFTLQNQSNLNVGNAMFSTFPSANGPIKKASLKDNNAMLCGTFAAIGGVRKTPKFRMSLHDPVLQRTIESEYHTVELPAVK, encoded by the coding sequence GTGATTTCATTTACGCTACAAAACCAGTCCAATTTAAATGTTGGTAATGCAATGTTCTCAACATTTCCTTCGGCTAATGGCCCCATTAAAAAGGCTAGCTTGAAAGACAACAACGCCATGTTGTGTGGTACATTTGCAGCCATTGGTGGTGTGCGCAAAACACCTAAGTTTCGAATGTCTCTGCATGATCCGGTTTTACAACGTACTATTGAGTCTGAGTATCATACTGTTGAGCTGCCAGCGGTAAAATAA
- a CDS encoding RebB family R body protein, producing the protein MAFPTAVNAQITDSVSQVNTKVLGDAPATATGNFMIATSQALSNAAHNATTGQQNNAITAQAALTQGVNTLYSVDTASEAVGTAKIYSK; encoded by the coding sequence ATGGCTTTTCCAACAGCTGTAAATGCTCAAATTACCGATTCAGTTTCCCAAGTAAATACAAAAGTACTTGGAGATGCTCCTGCCACTGCGACAGGTAACTTTATGATTGCCACCAGCCAGGCGTTATCTAATGCGGCTCATAATGCAACGACAGGACAGCAAAATAACGCTATTACAGCGCAGGCTGCTCTTACTCAAGGTGTGAATACGCTATACAGTGTGGATACTGCGTCTGAGGCCGTTGGCACGGCAAAAATCTACTCTAAATAA
- a CDS encoding ribose-phosphate diphosphokinase, translating into MTLSTGQSTNVVVVSNSSDNPFAIDVAYAMGQHEDIADLISMKQFMNSEFCPRFISDETDFDNIGRKLKGKSVIIVSTGSHVKSRQELAMTNLIIARAAKENGAARVILVEPDLFYSAQDRGPHKSLGETSFERDINDVKKFDGQPFTAKLYAQMLKLSGVDTVMTIHNHSDSVQKMFTEVFEGDFHNLIPYEIYAHYLLNSNILNYGDDGEGLVLCAPDKGARDFVKQMFKTLGLSKAKFIMLDKDRTAERKVEITLHKESEHTFDGLDGASIVLFDDMVRTGSTVVKSCQFLQQINPERMVFAVSHFYASDEGRERMAHPAIGEILTLNTLPTILNRDEQGRLRKKMVVLKVEKWLAQELCEILGLPQSEEENPYKIDMSSKNPRFKRKIWFSEELHELKEGK; encoded by the coding sequence ATGACTCTGTCGACCGGCCAGTCAACTAATGTCGTAGTTGTTAGCAACTCTTCCGATAATCCATTTGCAATTGATGTTGCTTACGCAATGGGTCAACACGAGGACATCGCTGATTTAATCAGCATGAAGCAATTCATGAACTCTGAATTTTGCCCTCGTTTTATCTCCGACGAAACCGATTTCGATAATATTGGCCGTAAATTAAAAGGCAAATCTGTCATTATCGTCAGTACTGGTAGTCATGTAAAAAGCCGCCAAGAACTGGCCATGACCAACCTGATCATTGCCCGCGCTGCAAAAGAAAACGGTGCGGCGCGCGTTATTCTGGTAGAACCTGATTTATTCTACAGTGCCCAAGACCGTGGTCCCCATAAAAGTCTAGGTGAGACCAGTTTTGAGCGTGATATTAATGACGTTAAGAAATTTGATGGTCAGCCTTTCACCGCTAAGCTTTACGCTCAAATGCTCAAGTTATCGGGTGTGGACACAGTGATGACCATCCACAATCATTCTGACTCCGTACAAAAAATGTTTACTGAAGTATTTGAAGGCGACTTCCATAACCTAATCCCTTATGAGATTTACGCACATTATTTACTGAACTCAAATATTTTAAACTACGGTGACGATGGTGAAGGCTTGGTGTTGTGCGCACCAGACAAAGGCGCACGTGATTTTGTTAAACAAATGTTCAAAACACTGGGGCTAAGCAAAGCAAAATTCATCATGCTAGACAAGGATCGTACCGCTGAGCGTAAAGTCGAGATCACGCTACACAAAGAAAGCGAACACACATTCGACGGTCTAGACGGTGCCAGTATTGTGTTGTTTGACGACATGGTTCGTACCGGCTCTACTGTCGTCAAATCCTGCCAGTTCCTGCAGCAAATTAACCCAGAACGCATGGTATTTGCCGTATCTCACTTTTATGCAAGTGATGAAGGTCGTGAGCGTATGGCGCATCCTGCGATTGGAGAAATTTTAACACTCAACACTCTACCAACTATTTTAAACCGTGATGAGCAAGGCCGTCTGCGTAAAAAAATGGTGGTGTTAAAGGTAGAGAAGTGGCTTGCTCAAGAATTGTGTGAAATTCTTGGTTTACCGCAGTCAGAAGAAGAAAACCCCTACAAGATTGATATGTCTTCTAAGAACCCTCGCTTTAAACGCAAAATCTGGTTCAGTGAAGAACTACACGAACTAAAAGAAGGTAAATAG
- a CDS encoding esterase-like activity of phytase family protein: MMNKVLIVSLISAGVLSGCVSNSAKMDQATVTSVGKDNTQFTASFSKQGRVLPYRVLRNDLIDAKTNKPFEIRNGGYGSAMTANPNKANQFYALTDRGPNANYTGDYGKGKSFPVAAYTPRIGLFEVASNGDVSMVKSILLKTPEGGLISGLPNTSALGGTGETPYHANGEPVLMDASKPYNKETNPIKLDDYGLDGEGLVALKDGSFWISDEYGPHMVHFDKKGVEIGRINAFQQDERNVYHLPAVFQHRRANRGMEGLAITPDESTLVGIMQSTMKNPDKAAQKGDLTRIVTVNLRNGHTEQYLYRQEKAQNSNSELATLNEHEFLVIERDGGFLFGGPLGKVKANPNVQKQVYRFDLSTGTPLSTVALSASIKRDASHGLMIDGLTLEQYAQNNGWDALAKKGIKPVSKVLVADMVKEVAYPHDKMEGLWVIDEHHLGVLNDDDFATWSTKGRLEQKMLDKNTVDANRLYIIKADLMGK, translated from the coding sequence ATTTTCGAAGCAGGGCCGTGTTTTACCTTATCGTGTTTTACGTAATGACCTGATTGATGCAAAGACCAATAAGCCCTTCGAAATTCGTAATGGAGGTTATGGGTCGGCCATGACAGCCAATCCAAATAAAGCCAATCAATTTTATGCTTTGACGGATCGCGGCCCTAATGCCAATTACACTGGGGATTACGGTAAAGGTAAGAGTTTTCCAGTTGCCGCTTACACACCACGAATTGGCTTGTTTGAAGTTGCGAGTAATGGCGATGTTTCTATGGTGAAAAGTATCTTACTTAAAACCCCAGAAGGTGGCTTGATTTCTGGTTTACCCAACACGTCAGCACTGGGTGGTACTGGTGAAACGCCTTACCACGCAAACGGAGAGCCCGTTTTGATGGATGCGAGTAAACCGTATAACAAAGAGACTAACCCAATCAAGTTAGATGATTACGGCTTAGATGGGGAGGGGCTGGTTGCGTTAAAAGACGGCAGTTTTTGGATCAGTGATGAATATGGTCCACACATGGTGCATTTTGATAAAAAGGGTGTTGAGATCGGTCGGATTAATGCGTTTCAACAGGATGAGCGTAATGTCTATCATTTGCCAGCCGTATTTCAGCACCGTCGCGCTAACCGTGGTATGGAGGGCTTAGCCATTACGCCGGATGAAAGTACCCTAGTGGGTATTATGCAATCCACCATGAAAAACCCCGATAAAGCGGCACAAAAAGGCGATTTAACCCGTATTGTGACAGTGAACTTAAGAAACGGACACACTGAGCAATATTTATATCGTCAGGAAAAAGCGCAAAACTCCAACTCTGAATTAGCGACATTGAATGAACATGAGTTTCTGGTTATTGAGCGTGATGGTGGTTTCTTGTTTGGTGGACCTCTGGGCAAGGTTAAAGCGAATCCAAATGTGCAAAAGCAGGTATATCGTTTTGATTTGAGTACAGGCACACCCCTTTCGACTGTGGCTTTGTCGGCGTCTATCAAGCGTGATGCGAGCCACGGTTTGATGATTGATGGCTTGACGTTAGAGCAATACGCTCAGAATAATGGCTGGGATGCATTGGCTAAGAAAGGCATCAAACCGGTGAGTAAAGTGCTGGTGGCCGACATGGTCAAAGAAGTGGCTTACCCTCATGACAAAATGGAAGGGCTTTGGGTGATTGATGAGCATCATTTAGGTGTGTTAAATGATGACGATTTTGCCACTTGGTCCACTAAAGGTCGGTTAGAGCAAAAAATGTTAGATAAAAACACCGTTGATGCGAATCGTCTTTACATTATAAAAGCGGATTTGATGGGAAAATAA